One Rissa tridactyla isolate bRisTri1 chromosome 1, bRisTri1.patW.cur.20221130, whole genome shotgun sequence DNA segment encodes these proteins:
- the SLC38A4 gene encoding sodium-coupled neutral amino acid transporter 4, translating into MDRMELQKVNIEPDDRSNSGESLEDNYTELVDSGKAAIRSPFASDDAESQKFLTNGYLGKKKLEEYNEEYHRGRASFGMSSFNLSNAIMGSGILGLSYAMANTGIILFVVLLLSVAILSLYSVHLLLKTSKEGGSLIYEKLGEKAFGWPGKWAVFISVTMQNIGAMSSYLFIIKYELPEVIRAFMKLEESSGEWYLNGNYLVILVTVAIILPLSLLKSLGYLGYTSGFSLTCMVFFVSVVIFKKSQIPCPLPIMDHGAENWTAMNNTVPMHLVMLPNESLGSGVNFMMDNTVGHLPGLEEPKDTSPKSGVEYEAHSDSSDACQPKYFVFNSRTAYAIPILAFAFVCHPEVLPIYSELKDRSRKRMQNVSNISITGMLIMYLLAGLFGYLTFYGEVEDELLHTYTKVYTFDALLVSVRLAVLMAVTLTVPLVLFPIRSSISALLFPKRPFSWIRHFLIAAVILAFNNLLVIFVPTIKDIFGFIGASSATLLIFILPSAFYLRLVEKEPLRSPQKIGALIFLIAGMIFMVVSMTLIVMDWIYNSPSSRHH; encoded by the exons ATGGATCGCATGGAGCTGCAAAAAGTCAACATCGAACCTGACGATCGGAGCAACAGCGGGGAAAGCCTCGAAGACAACTACACGGAGCTGGTTGATTCGGGAAAGGCTGCAATTAGGAG TCCATTTGCTAGTGATGATGCAGAAAGTCAGAAGTTCCTTACAAATGGATATCTGGGtaaaaagaaattggaagaatATAATGAAGAATAT CACCGGGGCAGAGCTTCCTTTGGAATGTCCTCGTTCAACCTCAGCAATGCCATTATGGGCAGTGGCATCTTAGGGCTCTCCTATGCCATGGCTAACACGGGAATTATCCTTTTTGT AGTTCTACTGCTCAGTGTAGCAATACTGTCGCTCTACTCGGTCCACCTCTTACTGAAGACATCAAAAGAAGGAG gatcaCTAATATATGAAAAACTGGGAGAAAAGGCATTTGGCTGGCCTGGGAAGTgggctgttttcatttctgttacaaTGCAGAACATTGGAG caaTGTCAAGCTACCTCTTTATTATTAAATATGAACTTCCTGAAGTGATCAGAGCATTTATGAAACTTGAGGAGAGTTCTGG AGAATGGTACCTAAATGGGAACTACCTCGTCATACTCGTAACAGTTGCAAttattcttcccctctcccttctaaAGAGCTTAG GTTATCTTGGTTATACGAGTGGTTTTTCGCTGACCTGTATGGTTTTCTTTGTCAGTGTG GTAATCTTCAAGAAATCCCAGATACCCTGTCCTCTCCCCATCATGGACCATGGGGCTGAAAACTGGACCGCCATGAACAACACAGTGCCAATGCACCTCGTCATGTTGCCAAATGAGTCTCTCGGTTCTGGTGTGAATTTCATGATGGACAACACAGTTGGGCACTTGCCAGGCCTTGAGGAGCCAAAAGATACCTCTCCCAAAAGTGGTGTAGAATATGAAGCACACAGCGACAGTAGTGACGCGTGTCAGCCAAAATACTTTGTGTTCAACTCACGG ACTGCCTATGCAATACCCATCCTGGCATTTGCATTCGTATGCCACCCTGAGGTGCTACCAATATACAGTGAACTGAAAGA TCGCTCCCGAAAGCGTATGCAGAATGTCTCAAATATCTCCATCACTGGCATGCTCATCATGTATCTTCTGGCTGGCCTCTTTGGATACCTTACCTTCTACG GAGAAGTTGAAGATGAGCTACTTCATACGTACACCAAAGTGTACACCTTCGACGCCCTCTTGGTGTCAGTTCGCCTGGCAGTGCTGATGGCTGTAACCCTGACCGTGCCCCTTGTCCTGTTCCCC ATCCGTTCATCTATCAGTGCATTGCTGTTTCCCAAAAGGCCATTCAGCTGGATAAGACATTTCCTGATTGCAGCAGTAATTCTTGCTTTTAATAACCTGCTTGTAATTTTTGTCCCGACTATTAAAGACATCTTCGGATTTATTG gTGCCTCTTCTGCCACCTTGCTGATTTTCATCCTCCCTTCTGCCTTCTACTTGCGGCTCGTTGAGAAGGAGCCCCTGAGGTCTCCCCAGAAGATCGGG